Below is a window of Cytophaga hutchinsonii ATCC 33406 DNA.
CGATTTCTGATCGCGTATTTGAAGATTCCCGTAATCCGGTTAATCACCAGAAGGGTAATTTTATGAGAATGCAGCTGCAGCTCAATTTCTGATGGAATGTTACAATTAAATAATATATAAAGTTAAAATATAGTCCTTAACTTGCAGCGAAGTTGTGTGGGTAGGTACTATAAAATGTATCACACTAATTCTTAAAAGTAAAAATGAAAAAATTAATCTTTATTGTCTTTGTTGCTGCTTTTTTAAGCAGTTGTGGCGGTGGTGCTAAAACTGAAAATGCTGGCGCCTCTGAAAAAACCTCTATTAAAGTAGATGGTTCATCTACGGTTTTCCCGATTTCAGAAGCGGTTTCGGAAGAGTTTGAAATTGAAAACCCAACGGTTCAGATCACAGCAAATGCTTCCGGAACAGGAGCAGGGTTTAAGAAATTTATCCGTAATGAAATTGATGTAACGGGCGCTTCAAGACCGATCAAAGCATCTGAAGATAAAGACTGCGCAGCAAACAATATTCAATATCTTGAAATTCCGATTGCATACGATGGTTTAGCTATTGTTGTAAGCAAAGAAAATACGTGGGCAGACAACCTTACGGTAGCAGAATTGAAAAAAATATGGGAGCCGGCAGCTAAAGGAACAATTACACACTGGGATCAGGTTCGTGCAGGCTGGCCGCATGAAAAAATTAATTTATATGGTGCAGGTACAGAATCCGGCACATTTGATTATTTCACAGAAGCAATTGTTGGTGAAGCAAGATCCTGCAGAACAGATTATACAGCAAGTGAAGACGATAACGGTTTAGTAAGCGGAGTTGCCGGTGACAAATATTCTTTGGGTTATTTTGGCTATGCTTATTTCTTTGAAAATCAGGATAAATTGAAA
It encodes the following:
- a CDS encoding PstS family phosphate ABC transporter substrate-binding protein gives rise to the protein MKKLIFIVFVAAFLSSCGGGAKTENAGASEKTSIKVDGSSTVFPISEAVSEEFEIENPTVQITANASGTGAGFKKFIRNEIDVTGASRPIKASEDKDCAANNIQYLEIPIAYDGLAIVVSKENTWADNLTVAELKKIWEPAAKGTITHWDQVRAGWPHEKINLYGAGTESGTFDYFTEAIVGEARSCRTDYTASEDDNGLVSGVAGDKYSLGYFGYAYFFENQDKLKLVAIDDADEANGKGAVLPTIETIVNGTYQPLSRPLLIYINKVSSERPEVKKFVNYYIDNAQTLVPETGYVALSPEAYKLVKARFETGTTGSLFLTLKTTVGVKLEEILQTPQQ